The Pan paniscus chromosome 1, NHGRI_mPanPan1-v2.0_pri, whole genome shotgun sequence genome has a segment encoding these proteins:
- the TRMT13 gene encoding tRNA:m(4)X modification enzyme TRM13 homolog isoform X1, whose amino-acid sequence MATSATSPHAPGFPAEGRCGYYVEKKKRFCRMVVAAGKRFCGEHAGAAEEEDARKRILCPLDPKHTVYEDQLAKHLKKCNSREKPKPDFYIQDINAGLRDETEIPEQLVPISSLSEEQLEKLIKKLRKASEGLNSTLKDHIMSHPALHDALKDPKNGDSATKHLKQQASILGNIENLKLLGPRRCFVEFGAGKGKLSHWVDIALKDAEKVHFILVEKVTTRFKVDGKHRKKNSVFERLQIDIQHLCLNKIPVLREEKLPVVGIGKHLCGMATDLALRCLVETYAASFEERNEEPLAKRIKNDKTEKEIYTLAKEGNEKNVPEKWNPVAGIVIALCCHHRCDWRHYVGKEYFRALGLGAVEFHYFQRMSSWATCGMRKTSLETSDSTTKRQDNQNDDSEEHDDGGYRITDDGADCLPGLLSVEEKKKIGHLCKLLIDQGRIQYLQQKGFSPALQYYTDPLVSLENVLLTALPNHSSSPETTA is encoded by the exons GAAGAAGATGCTCGGAAAAGAATCCTGTGTCCTTTAGATCCAAAACA CACAGTATATGAAGATCAACTagcaaagcatttgaaaaaatgtaaCTCAAGAGAGAAACCAAAACCT gaTTTCTATATTCAAGATATTAATGCAGGCTTAAGAGATGAAACAGAAATACCTGAACAATTA gtTCCAATTTCTTCTCTATCGGAAGAGCAGTTGGAAAAGTTAATTAAGAAATTGAGAAAAGCAAGTGAAG GCTTGAATTCTACACTTAAAGATCATATTATGTCCCATCCAGCATTACACGATGCACTTAAAGACCCTAAAAATGGCGATTCTGCAACCAAGCACCTGAAACAGCAG GCTTCTATTTTAGGTAACATTGAAAATTTAAAGTTACTTGGTCCAAGAAGATGCTTTGTTGAGTTTGGAGCGGGAAAGGGAAAATTATCTCATTGGGTTGATATTGCCTTAAAAGATGCTGAAAAAGTTCACTTCATCCTAGTGGAAAAGGTGACCACAAGATTCAAG GTGGatggaaaacacagaaagaaaaattcagtgtTTGAAAGACTTCAAATTGATATTCAACACTTGTGTTTGA acaaGATTCCTGTGCTAAGAGAAGAAAAACTACCTGTGGTAGGAATTGGAAAGCATCTGTGTGGTATGGCAACAG ATCTTGCATTACGATGTTTGGTTGAAACCTATGCTGCCAGTTTTGAGGAAAGGAATGAAGAACCTTTAGCCAAACGCATAAAGaatgataaaacagaaaaagaaatttacacTTTGGccaaggaaggaaatgaaaaaaatgtccCAGAGAAGTGGAACCCTGTGGCTGGCATTGTTATTGCACTCTGTTGTCACCACAGGTGTGATTGGAGACATTATGTGGGCAAAGAATATTTCAGGGCTCTAGGCCTTGGAGCAGTGGAATTCCACTATTTCCAGCGAATGAGTAGTTGGGCAACTTGTGGGATGCGGAAAACATCTTTGGAAACCTCAGATAGTACCACAAAGAGGCAAGATAATCAGAATGATGATAGTGAAGAGCATGATGATGGAGGATACAGAATCACAGATGATGGCGCTGATTGTTTGCCTGG GCTTCTTAGtgttgaagaaaagaagaaaatagggcATCTTTGTAAATTGCTGATTGACCAAGGTCGAATCCAGTATTTGCAGCAGAAGGGATTCAGTCCTGCTTTGCAGTACTATACAGACCCTCTGGTGTCTTTGGAAAATGTTTTGTTAACTGCTTTACCAAATCATTCTTCATCACCAGAAACAACTGCTTAA